In a single window of the Rhodamnia argentea isolate NSW1041297 chromosome 2, ASM2092103v1, whole genome shotgun sequence genome:
- the LOC115734650 gene encoding serine/threonine-protein kinase STY46-like isoform X3, giving the protein MDLIEGVGESSSPPRSFVGSLSGNFDVRNDVYARLVETGNEEAVSNPEFRELLEAHFNRLPSRVEDVLLHQKLLIQAKEPGKRPVFHVRFLENIPVKADGSDDLQLTSTSKGPCYDEDNAAILPSENNSNGDVANEFEPCSKLEDLNLDVRKISNDVHGIYPPETNSKWQEISNIPIHEVIFSTVDKPKLLSQLSALLSDIGLNIREAHVFSTTDGYSLDVFVVDGWYSEDTEGLNEAMVKAIARNKESWSGSSHSNSAVEKALAAHAKSADGEIDRRLLKIGERIGSGSCGDLHRGDYLGQDVAVKILKSEQLNDTLQDEFAQEVAILRQVQHKNIVRFIGACTKPPHFCIVTEYMPGGSLYSYLHKNHNVLKLPQLLKFAIDVCEGMEYLHKSNIIHRDLKTANLLMDNHNVVKVADFGVARFQSQGGVMTAETGTYRWMAPEVINHQPYDEKADVFSFAVVLWELITAKIPYENLTPLQAALGVRQGLRPELPENAHPKLLEVMQRCWEAEPGKRPAFCEITVELEHLLQEVQELPQVANGK; this is encoded by the exons ATGGATTTGATCGAAGGAGTCGGAGAGAGCTCGTCCCCGCCGAGGAGCTTCGTCGGGAGCCTGAGCGGGAACTTCGACGTGAGGAACGACGTGTACGCTCGGCTGGTGGAGACCGGCAATGAGGAGGCCGTGAGCAATCCGGAGTTCCGCGAGCTTCTGGAGGCTCACTTCAATAGATTGCCGTCTAG AGTGGAGGATGTATTGTTGCATCAGAAACTTCTTATACAGGCCAAAGAGCCAGGCAAGCGTCCTGTTTTCCATGTTCGTTTCTTGGAG AACATTCCTGTCAAGGCCGATGGCAGCGATGATTTACAGTTGACAAGTACTTCAAAAGGACCATGTTATGATGAAGACAATGCAGCCATTTTGCCATCAGAGAATAA CAGCAATGGTGATGTTGCGAATGAATTTGAACCTTGCTCTAAGCTTGAGGACCTGAATTTGGATGTTAGAAAGATCTCCAATGACGTGCATGGAATATATCCTCCAGAGACAAACTCGAAATG GCAAGAGATATCTAATATTCCCATTCACGAAGTGATATTTTCTACAGTCGATAAACCAAAGCTTCTTAGTCAG CTTTCTGCTTTGCTCTCTGATATAGGACTTAACATCCGGGAAGCGCATGTGTTCTCCACCACTGATGGCTACTCCTTGGATGTGTTTGTTGTGGACGGATGGTACTCTGAG GATACGGAAGGTTTGAATGAAGCAATGGTAAAAGCTATTGCTAGAAACAAG gaaTCATGGTCTGGTTCATCACATTCTAATTCAGCTGTAGAAAAAGCTTTAGCAGCACATGCCAAGTCTGCTGACGGTGAAATAGATAGGAGATTACTCAAGATAGGGGAGAGAATTGGTTCTGGCTCTTGTGGAGATTT GCATCGAGGAGATTATCTTGGCCAAGATGTTGCAGTTAAAATCCTTAAGTCTGAGCAGTTAAATGATACTTTGCAGGATGAGTTTGCTCAAGAAGTGGCAATCCTAAG GCAGGTTCAGCACAAAAATATTGTTCGTTTTATTGGTGCATGTACCAAGCCTCCTCACTTCTGTATTGTAACTG AGTATATGCCTGGAGGGAGTCTGTACAGCTACTTGCATAAGAATCATAATGTCTTAAAGCTCCCTCAGTTGCTAAAATTTGCAATTGATGTCTGTGAAGGCATGGAATATCTGCATAAAAGCAATATAATTCATAGGGACTTGAAGACAGCAAATTTGCTAATGGACAACCATAAT GTTGTTAAAGTTGCTGATTTTGGTGTCGCTCGATTTCAAAGCCAAGGTGGAGTGATGACTGCAGAAACAGGAACTTACCGGTGGATGGCTCCTGAG GTTATAAACCATCAACCATATGATGAGAAAGCAGATGTCTTCAGCTTTGCTGTTGTACTTTGGGAATTGATAACAGCCAAG ATTCCTTACGAAAACTTGACTCCACTTCAAGCTGCTCTGGGAGTGAGACAA GGACTGCGTCCGGAACTTCCTGAGAATGCACACCCCAAACTGCTTGAGGTGATGCAAAGATGTTGGGAGGCAGAACCAGGCAAAAGACCTGCTTTTTGTGAGATAACCGTCGAATTGGAACATCTTCTTCAGGAAGTCCAG GAACTCCCCCAAGTAGCGAATGGAAAGTGA
- the LOC115735101 gene encoding extensin-like produces the protein MAKMAPLFSTLLVVLVSLSLPLESSANDGYYAPPLPKKSPPPPSLPPPTIPYHYKSPPPPPPHPYHYKSPPPPPPVPKPYPPPVPKPYHYKSPPPPPPVYKYKSPPPPPPVYKYKSPPPPPPVYKYKSPPPPPPVYKYKSPPPPPPVYKYKSPPPPPPPVYQPPTLPPRVHRPPPHPYTYASPPPPHHY, from the exons ATGGCTAAGATGGCCCCTCTCTTTTCCACTCTTCTAGTGGTACTAGTCTCTCTTAGCTTGCCCCTTGAATCTTCAGCAAACGACGGTTACTATGCTCCTCCGCTTCCCAAGAAATCTCCTCCCCCGCCGTCCCTGCCGCCCCCGACTATTCCCTATCACTACAAATCAccacctccgcctccgc CTCATCCCTACCACTACAAATCAccacctccgcctccgccggtCCCCAAGCCCTAC CCTCCTCCAGTCCCCAAGCCCTACCACTACAAATCGCCACCGCCTCCACCTCCCGTTTACAAGTACAAGTCcccaccaccgccacctcccGTTTACAAGTACAAGTCCCCACCGCCTCCACCTCCCGTTTACAAGTACAAGTCcccaccaccgccacctcccGTTTACAAGTACAAGTCCCCACCGCCTCCACCTCCCGTTTACAAGTACAAGTCCCCaccgcctccacctcctcccGTTTACCAGCCTCCAACACTTCCACCTCGCGTCCACAGGCCACCACCCCACCCTTACACTTATgcatcacctcctcctcctcaccacTACTAG
- the LOC115734666 gene encoding SKP1-interacting partner 15 — MDDDEPTPPIYLLPEDTLSQIFASLPLRQIIICRSLSKFFLQTLTSPSFLRLISPLFPLRLLALRPPHHHHHHHHHHLPSPSPPSLLHAFDPHDNLWLRFSLSFLPFRSLHPVASSLGLVYLWGDSADSRDPAKSLVACNPLTRRFSVLPQLGSAWSRHGSVLVDSANRVMVLTELAALYFAGSGSGSCSSSGSTRWLKFSSNLPSKPRSPVLASNAVYALCDIGSPWRSQWKLFYCSLRPLKSAHHWIKLEKHEWGDVFDILKRPRLVKGTENNILMVGGLKSSFALNASCSTILILKLDLVTLEWEEAGRMPVEMFQCFAESSKFKVFGGGNRVCFSGKRVGRLALWDCFDKKAEWRWIDGIPAPGDGFCRGFVFEAGLTELP; from the coding sequence atgGACGACGACGAGCCCACGCCGCCGATCTACCTCCTCCCGGAGGACACCCTCAGCCAGATCTTCGCCTCCCTCCCCCTCCGCCAGATCATCATCTGCCGATccctctccaaattcttcctcCAAACCCTCACTTCACCTTCCTTCCTCCGCCTCATCTCCCCCCTCTTCCCCCTCCGCCTCCTCGCCCTCCGCCCTccccatcaccaccaccaccaccatcaccatcacctcCCCAgcccctcccccccctccctcctccacGCCTTCGACCCCCACGACAACCTATGGCTCCGCTtctccctctccttcctccCCTTCCGCTCCCTCCACCCCGTCGCCTCCTCCCTCGGCCTCGTCTATCTCTGGGGCGACTCCGCTGACTCCCGCGACCCTGCCAAGTCCCTCGTCGCCTGCAACCCCCTGACTCGCCGCTTCTCCGTCCTCCCCCAGTTGGGCTCCGCCTGGTCTCGCCACGGCTCCGTCCTCGTTGACTCTGCCAACCGGGTCATGGTCCTCACCGAGCTCGCCGCCCTCTACTTCGCtggctccggctccggctcctGCTCCAGCTCCGGATCCACCCGGTGGCTCAAGTTCTCCTCCAACCTGCCCTCCAAGCCCCGCAGCCCCGTCCTGGCCTCCAACGCGGTCTACGCGCTCTGCGACATTGGGTCTCCGTGGAGGAGCCAGTGGAAGCTGTTCTATTGTTCGCTCAGGCCTCTCAAGTCGGCGCACCACTGGATCAAGCTGGAGAAGCACGAGTGGGGTGACGTGTTTGACATTTTGAAGCGGCCACGCCTGGTGAAGGGCACTGAGAATAATATTCTGATGGTGGGCGGATTGAAGTCCTCGTTCGCGCTGAACGCGTCCTGCTCGACGATCTTGATACTGAAGTTGGATTTGGTGACGCTGGAGTGGGAAGAGGCCGGGCGGATGCCGGTTGAGATGTTCCAGTGCTTCGCGGAGTCAAGCAAGTTCAAGGTGTTTGGAGGCGGGAACAGGGTGTGCTTTTCGGGGAAAAGGGTCGGGAGATTGGCATTGTGGGATTGCTTCGACAAGAAAGCGGAGTGGAGGTGGATAGATGGCATTCCGGCGCCCGGGGACGGTTTCTGTAGAGGGTTTGTGTTCGAGGCAGGGCTCACCGAGTTGCCTTGA
- the LOC115734650 gene encoding serine/threonine-protein kinase STY8-like isoform X1 → MDLIEGVGESSSPPRSFVGSLSGNFDVRNDVYARLVETGNEEAVSNPEFRELLEAHFNRLPSSYLLDVNMDRVEDVLLHQKLLIQAKEPGKRPVFHVRFLENIPVKADGSDDLQLTSTSKGPCYDEDNAAILPSENNSNGDVANEFEPCSKLEDLNLDVRKISNDVHGIYPPETNSKWQEISNIPIHEVIFSTVDKPKLLSQLSALLSDIGLNIREAHVFSTTDGYSLDVFVVDGWYSEDTEGLNEAMVKAIARNKESWSGSSHSNSAVEKALAAHAKSADGEIDRRLLKIGERIGSGSCGDLHRGDYLGQDVAVKILKSEQLNDTLQDEFAQEVAILRQVQHKNIVRFIGACTKPPHFCIVTEYMPGGSLYSYLHKNHNVLKLPQLLKFAIDVCEGMEYLHKSNIIHRDLKTANLLMDNHNVVKVADFGVARFQSQGGVMTAETGTYRWMAPEVINHQPYDEKADVFSFAVVLWELITAKIPYENLTPLQAALGVRQGLRPELPENAHPKLLEVMQRCWEAEPGKRPAFCEITVELEHLLQEVQELPQVANGK, encoded by the exons ATGGATTTGATCGAAGGAGTCGGAGAGAGCTCGTCCCCGCCGAGGAGCTTCGTCGGGAGCCTGAGCGGGAACTTCGACGTGAGGAACGACGTGTACGCTCGGCTGGTGGAGACCGGCAATGAGGAGGCCGTGAGCAATCCGGAGTTCCGCGAGCTTCTGGAGGCTCACTTCAATAGATTGCCGTCTAG TTATTTGCTTGATGTCAATATGGATAGAGTGGAGGATGTATTGTTGCATCAGAAACTTCTTATACAGGCCAAAGAGCCAGGCAAGCGTCCTGTTTTCCATGTTCGTTTCTTGGAG AACATTCCTGTCAAGGCCGATGGCAGCGATGATTTACAGTTGACAAGTACTTCAAAAGGACCATGTTATGATGAAGACAATGCAGCCATTTTGCCATCAGAGAATAA CAGCAATGGTGATGTTGCGAATGAATTTGAACCTTGCTCTAAGCTTGAGGACCTGAATTTGGATGTTAGAAAGATCTCCAATGACGTGCATGGAATATATCCTCCAGAGACAAACTCGAAATG GCAAGAGATATCTAATATTCCCATTCACGAAGTGATATTTTCTACAGTCGATAAACCAAAGCTTCTTAGTCAG CTTTCTGCTTTGCTCTCTGATATAGGACTTAACATCCGGGAAGCGCATGTGTTCTCCACCACTGATGGCTACTCCTTGGATGTGTTTGTTGTGGACGGATGGTACTCTGAG GATACGGAAGGTTTGAATGAAGCAATGGTAAAAGCTATTGCTAGAAACAAG gaaTCATGGTCTGGTTCATCACATTCTAATTCAGCTGTAGAAAAAGCTTTAGCAGCACATGCCAAGTCTGCTGACGGTGAAATAGATAGGAGATTACTCAAGATAGGGGAGAGAATTGGTTCTGGCTCTTGTGGAGATTT GCATCGAGGAGATTATCTTGGCCAAGATGTTGCAGTTAAAATCCTTAAGTCTGAGCAGTTAAATGATACTTTGCAGGATGAGTTTGCTCAAGAAGTGGCAATCCTAAG GCAGGTTCAGCACAAAAATATTGTTCGTTTTATTGGTGCATGTACCAAGCCTCCTCACTTCTGTATTGTAACTG AGTATATGCCTGGAGGGAGTCTGTACAGCTACTTGCATAAGAATCATAATGTCTTAAAGCTCCCTCAGTTGCTAAAATTTGCAATTGATGTCTGTGAAGGCATGGAATATCTGCATAAAAGCAATATAATTCATAGGGACTTGAAGACAGCAAATTTGCTAATGGACAACCATAAT GTTGTTAAAGTTGCTGATTTTGGTGTCGCTCGATTTCAAAGCCAAGGTGGAGTGATGACTGCAGAAACAGGAACTTACCGGTGGATGGCTCCTGAG GTTATAAACCATCAACCATATGATGAGAAAGCAGATGTCTTCAGCTTTGCTGTTGTACTTTGGGAATTGATAACAGCCAAG ATTCCTTACGAAAACTTGACTCCACTTCAAGCTGCTCTGGGAGTGAGACAA GGACTGCGTCCGGAACTTCCTGAGAATGCACACCCCAAACTGCTTGAGGTGATGCAAAGATGTTGGGAGGCAGAACCAGGCAAAAGACCTGCTTTTTGTGAGATAACCGTCGAATTGGAACATCTTCTTCAGGAAGTCCAG GAACTCCCCCAAGTAGCGAATGGAAAGTGA
- the LOC115734650 gene encoding serine/threonine-protein kinase STY8-like isoform X2 — MDLIEGVGESSSPPRSFVGSLSGNFDVRNDVYARLVETGNEEAVSNPEFRELLEAHFNRLPSSYLLDVNMDRVEDVLLHQKLLIQAKEPGKRPVFHVRFLENIPVKADGSDDLQLTSTSKGPCYDEDNAAILPSENNNGDVANEFEPCSKLEDLNLDVRKISNDVHGIYPPETNSKWQEISNIPIHEVIFSTVDKPKLLSQLSALLSDIGLNIREAHVFSTTDGYSLDVFVVDGWYSEDTEGLNEAMVKAIARNKESWSGSSHSNSAVEKALAAHAKSADGEIDRRLLKIGERIGSGSCGDLHRGDYLGQDVAVKILKSEQLNDTLQDEFAQEVAILRQVQHKNIVRFIGACTKPPHFCIVTEYMPGGSLYSYLHKNHNVLKLPQLLKFAIDVCEGMEYLHKSNIIHRDLKTANLLMDNHNVVKVADFGVARFQSQGGVMTAETGTYRWMAPEVINHQPYDEKADVFSFAVVLWELITAKIPYENLTPLQAALGVRQGLRPELPENAHPKLLEVMQRCWEAEPGKRPAFCEITVELEHLLQEVQELPQVANGK, encoded by the exons ATGGATTTGATCGAAGGAGTCGGAGAGAGCTCGTCCCCGCCGAGGAGCTTCGTCGGGAGCCTGAGCGGGAACTTCGACGTGAGGAACGACGTGTACGCTCGGCTGGTGGAGACCGGCAATGAGGAGGCCGTGAGCAATCCGGAGTTCCGCGAGCTTCTGGAGGCTCACTTCAATAGATTGCCGTCTAG TTATTTGCTTGATGTCAATATGGATAGAGTGGAGGATGTATTGTTGCATCAGAAACTTCTTATACAGGCCAAAGAGCCAGGCAAGCGTCCTGTTTTCCATGTTCGTTTCTTGGAG AACATTCCTGTCAAGGCCGATGGCAGCGATGATTTACAGTTGACAAGTACTTCAAAAGGACCATGTTATGATGAAGACAATGCAGCCATTTTGCCATCAGAGAATAA CAATGGTGATGTTGCGAATGAATTTGAACCTTGCTCTAAGCTTGAGGACCTGAATTTGGATGTTAGAAAGATCTCCAATGACGTGCATGGAATATATCCTCCAGAGACAAACTCGAAATG GCAAGAGATATCTAATATTCCCATTCACGAAGTGATATTTTCTACAGTCGATAAACCAAAGCTTCTTAGTCAG CTTTCTGCTTTGCTCTCTGATATAGGACTTAACATCCGGGAAGCGCATGTGTTCTCCACCACTGATGGCTACTCCTTGGATGTGTTTGTTGTGGACGGATGGTACTCTGAG GATACGGAAGGTTTGAATGAAGCAATGGTAAAAGCTATTGCTAGAAACAAG gaaTCATGGTCTGGTTCATCACATTCTAATTCAGCTGTAGAAAAAGCTTTAGCAGCACATGCCAAGTCTGCTGACGGTGAAATAGATAGGAGATTACTCAAGATAGGGGAGAGAATTGGTTCTGGCTCTTGTGGAGATTT GCATCGAGGAGATTATCTTGGCCAAGATGTTGCAGTTAAAATCCTTAAGTCTGAGCAGTTAAATGATACTTTGCAGGATGAGTTTGCTCAAGAAGTGGCAATCCTAAG GCAGGTTCAGCACAAAAATATTGTTCGTTTTATTGGTGCATGTACCAAGCCTCCTCACTTCTGTATTGTAACTG AGTATATGCCTGGAGGGAGTCTGTACAGCTACTTGCATAAGAATCATAATGTCTTAAAGCTCCCTCAGTTGCTAAAATTTGCAATTGATGTCTGTGAAGGCATGGAATATCTGCATAAAAGCAATATAATTCATAGGGACTTGAAGACAGCAAATTTGCTAATGGACAACCATAAT GTTGTTAAAGTTGCTGATTTTGGTGTCGCTCGATTTCAAAGCCAAGGTGGAGTGATGACTGCAGAAACAGGAACTTACCGGTGGATGGCTCCTGAG GTTATAAACCATCAACCATATGATGAGAAAGCAGATGTCTTCAGCTTTGCTGTTGTACTTTGGGAATTGATAACAGCCAAG ATTCCTTACGAAAACTTGACTCCACTTCAAGCTGCTCTGGGAGTGAGACAA GGACTGCGTCCGGAACTTCCTGAGAATGCACACCCCAAACTGCTTGAGGTGATGCAAAGATGTTGGGAGGCAGAACCAGGCAAAAGACCTGCTTTTTGTGAGATAACCGTCGAATTGGAACATCTTCTTCAGGAAGTCCAG GAACTCCCCCAAGTAGCGAATGGAAAGTGA
- the LOC115734650 gene encoding serine/threonine-protein kinase STY17-like isoform X4, whose protein sequence is MDLIEGVGESSSPPRSFVGSLSGNFDVRNDVYARLVETGNEEAVSNPEFRELLEAHFNRLPSSYLLDVNMDRVEDVLLHQKLLIQAKEPGKRPVFHVRFLENIPVKADGSDDLQLTSTSKGPCYDEDNAAILPSENKQEISNIPIHEVIFSTVDKPKLLSQLSALLSDIGLNIREAHVFSTTDGYSLDVFVVDGWYSEDTEGLNEAMVKAIARNKESWSGSSHSNSAVEKALAAHAKSADGEIDRRLLKIGERIGSGSCGDLHRGDYLGQDVAVKILKSEQLNDTLQDEFAQEVAILRQVQHKNIVRFIGACTKPPHFCIVTEYMPGGSLYSYLHKNHNVLKLPQLLKFAIDVCEGMEYLHKSNIIHRDLKTANLLMDNHNVVKVADFGVARFQSQGGVMTAETGTYRWMAPEVINHQPYDEKADVFSFAVVLWELITAKIPYENLTPLQAALGVRQGLRPELPENAHPKLLEVMQRCWEAEPGKRPAFCEITVELEHLLQEVQELPQVANGK, encoded by the exons ATGGATTTGATCGAAGGAGTCGGAGAGAGCTCGTCCCCGCCGAGGAGCTTCGTCGGGAGCCTGAGCGGGAACTTCGACGTGAGGAACGACGTGTACGCTCGGCTGGTGGAGACCGGCAATGAGGAGGCCGTGAGCAATCCGGAGTTCCGCGAGCTTCTGGAGGCTCACTTCAATAGATTGCCGTCTAG TTATTTGCTTGATGTCAATATGGATAGAGTGGAGGATGTATTGTTGCATCAGAAACTTCTTATACAGGCCAAAGAGCCAGGCAAGCGTCCTGTTTTCCATGTTCGTTTCTTGGAG AACATTCCTGTCAAGGCCGATGGCAGCGATGATTTACAGTTGACAAGTACTTCAAAAGGACCATGTTATGATGAAGACAATGCAGCCATTTTGCCATCAGAGAATAA GCAAGAGATATCTAATATTCCCATTCACGAAGTGATATTTTCTACAGTCGATAAACCAAAGCTTCTTAGTCAG CTTTCTGCTTTGCTCTCTGATATAGGACTTAACATCCGGGAAGCGCATGTGTTCTCCACCACTGATGGCTACTCCTTGGATGTGTTTGTTGTGGACGGATGGTACTCTGAG GATACGGAAGGTTTGAATGAAGCAATGGTAAAAGCTATTGCTAGAAACAAG gaaTCATGGTCTGGTTCATCACATTCTAATTCAGCTGTAGAAAAAGCTTTAGCAGCACATGCCAAGTCTGCTGACGGTGAAATAGATAGGAGATTACTCAAGATAGGGGAGAGAATTGGTTCTGGCTCTTGTGGAGATTT GCATCGAGGAGATTATCTTGGCCAAGATGTTGCAGTTAAAATCCTTAAGTCTGAGCAGTTAAATGATACTTTGCAGGATGAGTTTGCTCAAGAAGTGGCAATCCTAAG GCAGGTTCAGCACAAAAATATTGTTCGTTTTATTGGTGCATGTACCAAGCCTCCTCACTTCTGTATTGTAACTG AGTATATGCCTGGAGGGAGTCTGTACAGCTACTTGCATAAGAATCATAATGTCTTAAAGCTCCCTCAGTTGCTAAAATTTGCAATTGATGTCTGTGAAGGCATGGAATATCTGCATAAAAGCAATATAATTCATAGGGACTTGAAGACAGCAAATTTGCTAATGGACAACCATAAT GTTGTTAAAGTTGCTGATTTTGGTGTCGCTCGATTTCAAAGCCAAGGTGGAGTGATGACTGCAGAAACAGGAACTTACCGGTGGATGGCTCCTGAG GTTATAAACCATCAACCATATGATGAGAAAGCAGATGTCTTCAGCTTTGCTGTTGTACTTTGGGAATTGATAACAGCCAAG ATTCCTTACGAAAACTTGACTCCACTTCAAGCTGCTCTGGGAGTGAGACAA GGACTGCGTCCGGAACTTCCTGAGAATGCACACCCCAAACTGCTTGAGGTGATGCAAAGATGTTGGGAGGCAGAACCAGGCAAAAGACCTGCTTTTTGTGAGATAACCGTCGAATTGGAACATCTTCTTCAGGAAGTCCAG GAACTCCCCCAAGTAGCGAATGGAAAGTGA